The Oncorhynchus tshawytscha isolate Ot180627B linkage group LG16, Otsh_v2.0, whole genome shotgun sequence nucleotide sequence CATCCTGGAGACGCTCTGCATCATCTGGTTCTCCTTTGAGTTCCTCGTCCGCTTCTTCGCGTGTCCTAGTAAAGCCGGGTTCTTCGGTAACATTATGAATATCATTGATATTGTGGCGATTATTCCATATTTCATCACGTTGGGCACCGAGCTGGCAGAGAAACCGGAGGACGGGCAGGCTGGGCAGCAGGCCATGTCCCTGGCCATCCTCAGGGTCATCCGTCTAGTCAGGGTATTCAGGATCTTCAAGCTGTCCAGACACTCCAAGGGGCTCCAGATCCTGGGCCAGACCCTGAAGGCCAGCATGCGGGAGCTGGGTCTGCTCATCTTCTTCCTCTTCATCGGAGTCATCCTCTTCTCCAGCGCTGTCTACTTCGCCGAGGCCGACGAGGCGGACTCACAGTTCAGCAGCATCCCAGAAGCCTTCTGGTGGGCCGTGGTTTCCATGACCACCGTCGGCTACGGCGACATGGTGCCCACCACCATCGGTGGGAAGATCGTGGGCTCTCTCTGTGCCATCGCTGGCGTGCTGACCATCGCCCTGCCCGTCCCTGTCATCGTGTCCAACTTCAACTACTTCTACCACCGGGAGACGGAGGGCGAGGAGCAAGCGCAGTACCTGAACACTCCCGTTGCCCCCAAGGCCGACTCAGCCGAGGACCTGAAGAAGAGCGGCCGCAGCGGGAGTGGTTCCACCCTCAGTAAGTCAGACTACATGGAGATACAGGAAGCTGCACTGAACCACAGCACTGAGGACTTCAGAGCAGAGAGCCTCAAGACAGGAAACTGCACCCTGTTGGCTAATGCAAATCAGCAAGCTAATTCTAACACATTGGCTAACACCAACTACGTCAACGTCACCAAGATGAGAACGGATGTATAGCCTCCTTCAGGCGTTACCACAGTGACTTCCTTGGCTGTAGAGGTGCAGGGGGACTGGAAGGAAAGAGTAGAGTGGGGAGAAGACTGAGGAAAACCCCCTCCTCTCTGATGTTGAAAAGGCTTGGAGTCCCTACTGTGAGAGTACAGAATGGTTCACATAAACTCTGGTAAGAGCAGAGATCCGGCATCTCATCCCCCCCAAAACAGATCTGTTCCTAACTCAACCCCTTGCCCTTCCTTCTCCTGTTGGGAGTTGAAGCGTCCGTTCGGTGACTGCATGGCGTTAGTCTGGGCTTTGTCACTGTTCAGCTGTCCAGTAGTCGTCTATAGGCTCAGCTCTGCTCGCTGCAGTAGTCCAATAGTAGCCAAACTGCCCACTGGTACTAGACTATATAAACACACTGACAGGAGAACGAGACCACACCCTTATCTTGTTCCACACTCTGCTCAAACTGCCCGCTGGTACCGTCAGCACAGATCTAGCATCAGCCTGCCCTGAACAAATCCTA carries:
- the kcna2b gene encoding potassium voltage-gated channel subfamily A member 2b, whose translation is MTVATGDLGDEAAAHPGDPYEPEPDYECCERVVVNISGLRFETQLKTLSQFPETLLGDPKKRMRYFDPLRNEYFFDRNRPSFDAILYYYQSGGRLRRPVNVTLDIFSEEIRFYELGEEAIEIFREDEGFIKEEERPLPENEFQRQVWLLFEYPESSGAARIIAIISVMVILISIVSFCLETLPVFRNDEEDDGNKVFQPFNNSTSSYTSSYFTDPFFILETLCIIWFSFEFLVRFFACPSKAGFFGNIMNIIDIVAIIPYFITLGTELAEKPEDGQAGQQAMSLAILRVIRLVRVFRIFKLSRHSKGLQILGQTLKASMRELGLLIFFLFIGVILFSSAVYFAEADEADSQFSSIPEAFWWAVVSMTTVGYGDMVPTTIGGKIVGSLCAIAGVLTIALPVPVIVSNFNYFYHRETEGEEQAQYLNTPVAPKADSAEDLKKSGRSGSGSTLSKSDYMEIQEAALNHSTEDFRAESLKTGNCTLLANANQQANSNTLANTNYVNVTKMRTDV